One genomic segment of Pseudomonas sp. RU47 includes these proteins:
- a CDS encoding ABC transporter substrate-binding protein has protein sequence MLRAAIAGLVLASFTLSASAETIRIAIGTQDTTINCAAGGLLIRELGLLDKYLPHDGAYKDAKYDVQWKNFTSGAPLTNEMVAGKLDFGAMADFPGAFNGVAFETAGKHSLFISVLSGSIKGSGNGIVVPSASGVQSLSELKGKTISVPFASTAHGMLLRAVAAQGWDPLKDVNIIAQPPEVAGSALQAGKIDAHADFVPFAELFPSRGFARKIYDGAQANAPTFHGALVDQAYAKKYPEIVVAYLRASIEASQLLAAEPEKYSELIAKVTGVDAEVNYLFHGPLGVQTRDLSWKPEYRQAVGTAIDTLKLLKKADRGLDLNTFVDDQYIRAAFKASNLDYTAQLANYAQTPLQATDAATGKAITDFSHVAEIWVRGEDKVRQYASAEEAFTALAALKHAGKNVRAVYAQASDSGIKLLAEQAWFASDSKGRLSAFLLKGQAQQYASAQGGKVFDFSDATTQAVAAR, from the coding sequence ATGTTGCGTGCAGCAATCGCCGGTCTGGTACTGGCTTCGTTCACCTTGTCGGCCTCAGCCGAAACCATCCGCATTGCCATCGGCACCCAGGACACCACCATCAACTGCGCCGCCGGCGGACTGTTGATTCGTGAGCTAGGCCTGCTCGACAAATACCTGCCCCACGACGGCGCCTACAAAGACGCGAAGTACGACGTGCAGTGGAAGAACTTCACCAGCGGCGCGCCGCTGACCAACGAGATGGTCGCCGGCAAACTCGACTTCGGCGCGATGGCCGATTTCCCCGGTGCGTTCAACGGTGTCGCGTTTGAAACCGCCGGCAAGCACAGTCTGTTCATCAGCGTGTTATCGGGGAGTATCAAGGGCAGCGGCAACGGCATCGTCGTGCCGAGCGCGTCTGGCGTGCAGTCGCTGAGCGAGCTCAAGGGCAAGACGATTTCCGTGCCGTTCGCCTCCACCGCCCACGGCATGTTGCTGCGTGCGGTGGCGGCACAGGGTTGGGATCCGCTCAAGGATGTCAACATCATCGCCCAGCCGCCGGAGGTCGCCGGCTCGGCATTGCAGGCCGGCAAAATCGACGCCCACGCCGATTTTGTGCCGTTCGCCGAGCTGTTCCCGAGCCGTGGTTTCGCCCGCAAGATCTACGACGGCGCTCAGGCCAATGCGCCGACTTTCCACGGTGCGCTGGTGGATCAGGCGTATGCGAAGAAGTACCCGGAGATTGTCGTCGCTTACCTGCGCGCCAGCATCGAGGCCAGTCAATTGCTCGCCGCCGAGCCTGAGAAGTACAGCGAACTGATCGCCAAAGTCACTGGTGTCGATGCTGAAGTGAACTATCTGTTCCATGGCCCGCTCGGCGTGCAGACCCGCGACCTGAGCTGGAAGCCGGAATATCGTCAGGCGGTTGGTACGGCCATCGATACGTTGAAGCTGCTGAAGAAGGCTGATCGCGGGCTCGATCTGAATACCTTTGTCGACGATCAGTACATTCGTGCGGCGTTCAAGGCGTCGAACCTGGATTACACGGCGCAACTGGCCAACTACGCGCAGACGCCGTTGCAGGCGACGGATGCGGCGACCGGTAAAGCGATTACTGACTTCAGTCATGTTGCGGAAATCTGGGTGCGTGGTGAGGACAAGGTGCGGCAGTACGCTTCTGCGGAAGAGGCGTTTACCGCGCTGGCCGCGTTGAAGCATGCAGGCAAAAACGTCCGTGCGGTGTATGCGCAGGCCAGTGACAGCGGGATCAAGTTGCTCGCCGAGCAGGCGTGGTTTGCCAGTGATTCGAAGGGACGGTTAAGTGCGTTTTTGCTTAAGGGGCAGGCTCAGCAATATGCCTCGGCGCAGGGTGGCAAGGTTTTCGACTTCAGCGATGCCACTACCCAGGCAGTTGCTGCGCGCTGA
- a CDS encoding AraC family transcriptional regulator: MNVKVQDPTFELALVSPFLLQTLAEVAQSKGIDPQSLCRGLGFTLEDLQDPAQRISYRQAVAMIQRALKVLPNQGLGLWVGAQNVLGTLGLLGHVLSLCKTLRDAFALGIRHQHTSGGIVVSSVDVVGAQVHLDAECRLPFADVQVFAVEEFFASLLVYGRALVGGEFKAIAVEFVHAAPDYLSEYQRLLGPDVRFGCLHNRMLIDAQWLDVNLPNHHSLALRQAVALLELEAAQVHQKLDLIQAVERAIARDLSSGSHIEKIAGDLNMSSRTLRRRLTEHALTFEALLEQVRQARTLSLLANPDMPIERITEEVGYSDVRSFRRAFKRWTGLSPSAWRNDANPHPSPLPEGEGADRGVLRHAST; this comes from the coding sequence ATGAACGTAAAAGTCCAAGACCCGACCTTTGAACTGGCGCTGGTCTCGCCATTTCTTTTGCAAACCCTCGCTGAAGTCGCACAGAGCAAAGGCATCGATCCCCAGAGCCTGTGTCGTGGCCTGGGTTTCACCCTTGAGGATCTGCAGGATCCGGCGCAGCGGATTTCCTATCGCCAAGCCGTGGCGATGATTCAGCGCGCGCTCAAAGTGCTGCCCAACCAGGGGTTGGGATTGTGGGTCGGCGCGCAGAACGTACTCGGTACTTTGGGTCTGCTTGGGCATGTGTTGTCGCTGTGCAAGACCTTGCGTGATGCCTTTGCGCTAGGCATTCGTCATCAACACACCTCGGGCGGGATTGTGGTGTCCAGTGTTGATGTGGTCGGCGCTCAGGTGCATCTCGATGCTGAATGTCGCTTGCCATTCGCCGATGTGCAGGTGTTTGCGGTCGAGGAGTTCTTCGCCAGTTTGCTGGTGTATGGCCGCGCGCTGGTGGGGGGTGAGTTCAAGGCGATTGCCGTGGAATTTGTGCATGCCGCACCGGATTACCTCAGCGAATACCAGCGCCTGCTCGGGCCGGACGTGCGCTTCGGTTGCCTGCACAATCGCATGCTGATCGATGCGCAATGGCTGGACGTGAATCTGCCCAATCATCATTCGCTGGCGTTGCGTCAGGCGGTGGCATTGCTGGAGCTGGAAGCGGCGCAGGTGCATCAGAAACTTGATTTGATTCAGGCTGTGGAACGGGCGATTGCGCGGGATTTGAGTAGCGGCAGTCACATTGAAAAGATTGCTGGCGATTTGAATATGAGCAGCCGCACCTTGCGCCGGCGGCTGACCGAGCATGCGTTGACGTTTGAGGCTTTGTTGGAGCAGGTGAGGCAGGCGCGGACCCTGAGTTTGCTGGCCAATCCTGATATGCCGATCGAGCGGATTACCGAGGAAGTCGGCTACAGCGATGTGCGCAGTTTTCGCCGGGCGTTCAAGCGCTGGACGGGGCTGAGCCCTAGCGCCTGGCGTAATGACGCTAACCCTCACCCCAGCCCTCTCCCAGAGGGAGAGGGGGCCGACCGAGGTGTCTTGCGTCATGCATCGACCTGA
- a CDS encoding GntR family transcriptional regulator yields MTDNVLSLSSVPLHTQLRDVLRARILDGEYPQDSQMPSESELGALFKVSRITVRQALGDLQKEGLIFKIHGKGTFVAKPKTFQNVSSLQGLAESMTGRGYEVINRLRSFKFIPADKRVAERLQVAEGEIVAQIKRVRLINREPISLEITYLPKIVGERLEKADLVTRDIFLILENDCGIALGHADLAIDAVLADSDLTQALNVEAGSPIMRIERLTHDAQGQPLDFEHLYYRGDAFQYRLRIDRQKGEQA; encoded by the coding sequence ATGACCGATAACGTTCTCTCCCTTAGCAGCGTCCCGCTGCACACCCAACTGCGCGACGTCCTCCGTGCGCGGATACTCGACGGCGAATACCCGCAAGACAGCCAGATGCCATCCGAAAGCGAACTCGGTGCGCTGTTCAAAGTCAGCCGCATCACCGTGCGCCAAGCCTTGGGCGATCTGCAAAAGGAAGGGCTGATCTTCAAGATTCACGGCAAAGGCACCTTCGTTGCCAAGCCGAAAACCTTTCAAAACGTCAGCAGCCTGCAAGGCCTCGCCGAGTCGATGACCGGGCGCGGTTACGAGGTGATCAACCGCCTGCGCAGCTTCAAATTCATCCCGGCTGACAAACGCGTCGCCGAGCGTTTGCAGGTCGCCGAGGGCGAGATCGTCGCGCAGATCAAACGCGTGCGCCTGATCAACCGTGAGCCGATCTCGCTGGAAATCACCTACCTGCCGAAAATCGTCGGCGAGCGGCTGGAGAAGGCCGATCTGGTCACCCGCGACATCTTCCTGATCCTCGAAAACGACTGCGGCATCGCCCTCGGCCACGCTGATCTGGCCATCGACGCAGTGCTCGCCGACAGCGACCTGACCCAGGCGCTGAACGTCGAGGCCGGCTCGCCGATCATGCGCATCGAGCGTCTAACCCACGACGCGCAAGGCCAGCCGCTGGACTTCGAACACCTTTACTACCGTGGCGATGCATTCCAGTACCGCCTGCGGATCGACCGGCAAAAAGGGGAGCAGGCATGA
- a CDS encoding SphA family protein: MSQNRAASFLPLALFIAGCPLTLPALATEAGVDNIGTGTDGFFMLPLEVDSLPQNMVAFNLYYNHYKSTKLNISSLGGKVPNVEIESTAVIPRLDYLSPVRVFGGRLAGYIAQPWLKQEVSVFGLSDTREGMGDTTIAPIILWDMGKNLTLGAAVEITVPTGEYSVDRLANTSNNFYTYKPLFSFTWLPTERTEVSMKTTYSFNEKNKDTDYKSGQIFHFDYSASYKITDDLMLGVNGYFLKQTTDDKQFGHTVQFAGQDVDDGVRGKVFAIGPALHFTFLKYASAEIRWAKEFDVENRPEGEMLWAKVSIPYAF, translated from the coding sequence ATGAGCCAGAACCGTGCAGCATCCTTCTTGCCGCTCGCCCTTTTCATCGCGGGTTGCCCTCTGACGTTGCCCGCCCTGGCCACCGAAGCCGGCGTCGACAACATCGGCACCGGCACCGACGGTTTCTTCATGCTGCCGCTGGAAGTCGACAGCCTTCCGCAGAACATGGTCGCGTTCAACCTCTACTACAACCATTACAAATCGACCAAGCTCAACATCAGCTCGCTGGGCGGCAAGGTGCCGAATGTCGAGATCGAATCCACTGCGGTGATTCCGCGCCTCGATTATTTAAGCCCGGTGCGCGTGTTCGGCGGACGTCTGGCCGGGTACATCGCCCAGCCGTGGTTGAAGCAGGAAGTCTCGGTGTTCGGCTTGAGCGACACCCGCGAAGGCATGGGCGATACCACCATCGCGCCGATCATTCTGTGGGACATGGGCAAAAACCTGACCCTCGGCGCCGCCGTGGAAATCACCGTGCCGACCGGCGAATACAGCGTCGATCGACTGGCCAACACCAGCAACAATTTCTACACCTACAAGCCGCTGTTCTCGTTCACCTGGCTGCCGACTGAACGCACCGAAGTCTCGATGAAGACCACCTACAGCTTCAACGAGAAGAACAAGGACACTGACTACAAGTCCGGGCAGATCTTCCACTTCGATTATTCGGCCAGCTACAAGATCACCGACGACCTGATGCTCGGCGTCAACGGCTACTTCCTCAAGCAGACCACCGACGACAAACAGTTCGGCCACACCGTGCAGTTTGCCGGGCAGGACGTCGATGATGGTGTGCGCGGCAAGGTGTTCGCGATAGGCCCGGCGCTGCACTTCACCTTTCTCAAGTACGCCAGTGCGGAGATTCGCTGGGCCAAGGAATTTGACGTGGAGAACCGGCCGGAGGGGGAAATGTTGTGGGCGAAGGTGAGTATTCCCTATGCGTTCTGA
- the relB gene encoding type II toxin-antitoxin system RelB family antitoxin, protein MSILLSPFYSDFESEEEAESYDRWFRAEVQAALDDPSPGIPHDEAMAMLDQMLEEMRRKRRSAA, encoded by the coding sequence ATGAGCATATTACTTTCCCCGTTTTACTCTGACTTCGAATCCGAAGAAGAGGCTGAGAGCTACGATCGCTGGTTTCGTGCAGAGGTACAGGCTGCACTCGATGATCCTAGCCCTGGTATTCCCCATGATGAGGCTATGGCGATGCTCGACCAGATGCTGGAAGAGATGCGCAGGAAGCGCCGCTCTGCTGCTTGA
- a CDS encoding 4Fe-4S dicluster domain-containing protein: MAYQAQEIFFRSNAPVTVDEDKCIAEKGCTVCVDVCPMDLLAINPATQKAYMAFDECWYCMPCEKDCPTGAVKVDIPYLLR, encoded by the coding sequence ATGGCCTATCAAGCTCAGGAAATCTTCTTCCGCTCCAACGCCCCCGTCACCGTGGACGAGGACAAATGCATCGCTGAAAAGGGCTGCACCGTGTGCGTCGACGTTTGCCCGATGGACTTGCTGGCGATCAACCCGGCAACGCAGAAGGCCTACATGGCGTTCGATGAATGCTGGTACTGCATGCCGTGCGAAAAGGACTGCCCGACCGGTGCCGTCAAAGTCGACATCCCCTATCTCCTGCGTTGA
- a CDS encoding ABC transporter permease: MKTPIRWTSRAASLLLCLLFWQLAASHHWNLGLVTFANVPTPLAVIEAALGLGDSGKLLQHLTASLSRVFAGYLAALVIGIALGLAIGRSKWAEDLLLPPLEVLRPIPAVAWIPLAILMFPSSELSMVFITFTGALFPILLNTVHGVEGVDPRLIASAKSLGAGRRAILLEVILPGAAPSIITGLAIGMGTSWFCLVTAEMISGQFGIGYYTWESYTIQNYADIVVGMLLIGVLGMGSSLLIKRLGGLFTPWHRPRGKA; the protein is encoded by the coding sequence ATGAAAACACCCATCCGCTGGACATCAAGAGCCGCCTCACTGCTGCTCTGCCTGCTGTTCTGGCAACTCGCTGCCAGCCACCACTGGAACCTTGGCCTGGTCACCTTCGCCAACGTCCCAACACCGTTGGCCGTCATCGAAGCCGCATTGGGCCTCGGCGACTCAGGCAAGCTCCTGCAACACCTGACCGCCAGCCTCAGCCGCGTCTTCGCCGGCTACCTCGCTGCGCTAGTCATCGGCATCGCCCTCGGTTTAGCCATCGGCCGTTCAAAATGGGCCGAAGACCTGCTGCTGCCCCCACTGGAAGTCCTGCGTCCAATCCCTGCCGTCGCATGGATTCCACTGGCGATCCTGATGTTCCCATCCTCGGAACTGTCGATGGTCTTCATCACCTTCACCGGCGCGCTGTTCCCGATCCTGCTCAACACCGTGCACGGCGTCGAAGGCGTCGACCCACGCCTGATCGCCTCGGCGAAAAGCCTCGGGGCCGGGCGCAGGGCGATACTGCTGGAAGTGATTTTGCCGGGCGCCGCACCCAGCATCATCACCGGCCTGGCGATCGGCATGGGCACCTCGTGGTTCTGTCTGGTCACGGCGGAAATGATCTCCGGCCAGTTCGGCATTGGTTACTACACCTGGGAGTCCTACACCATTCAGAACTACGCCGACATCGTCGTCGGCATGCTCCTGATCGGCGTGCTGGGCATGGGCAGCAGTCTGCTGATCAAACGCCTGGGCGGGTTGTTCACGCCCTGGCATCGACCGCGAGGAAAAGCCTGA
- a CDS encoding ABC transporter ATP-binding protein yields the protein MSVMQTPEGRIDIRQLSIVLGQGKEAFEAVRELDCQIEPGQFVCILGPSGCGKSTLLGALAGHLSAHAGSLKVDGGEVSGPSPQRGMVFQHHTLFPWRTVRDNVAFGLKMRGIGKAERHRAADEILKLVGLEGFAERWPDQLSGGMQQRVEIARVLVNRPRLLLMDEPFGALDALTRLNMQELLLDIWTRIRTTVVFVTHDIDEALFLADRLLVMSARPGRIIEDLRLDFARPRTSELVTSPEFSRLKRHCLDLLRHDDDRPLPRLNPLGLPPENSLPRFAL from the coding sequence ATGAGCGTGATGCAAACCCCGGAAGGGCGGATCGACATTCGCCAGTTGTCCATCGTCCTTGGGCAGGGAAAGGAAGCCTTCGAAGCGGTGCGCGAACTCGATTGCCAGATCGAACCGGGCCAGTTCGTCTGTATTCTCGGCCCGTCCGGTTGCGGCAAGTCGACCCTGCTCGGCGCTCTGGCCGGGCACCTGAGCGCTCATGCCGGCAGTCTCAAAGTCGATGGCGGCGAAGTGTCCGGGCCGTCGCCGCAGCGCGGCATGGTGTTCCAGCATCACACGCTGTTTCCGTGGCGCACGGTGCGTGACAACGTTGCCTTTGGCCTGAAAATGCGCGGCATCGGCAAGGCTGAACGGCATCGCGCCGCCGACGAAATCCTCAAACTGGTTGGCCTCGAAGGTTTCGCCGAACGCTGGCCAGATCAGCTGTCCGGCGGCATGCAGCAACGCGTCGAAATCGCCCGTGTGCTGGTCAATCGCCCGCGCCTGTTGCTGATGGACGAACCGTTCGGTGCACTGGATGCGCTTACTCGCTTGAACATGCAGGAACTGCTGTTGGACATCTGGACGCGGATCCGTACCACGGTGGTGTTCGTCACCCACGACATCGACGAGGCGCTGTTCCTCGCCGACCGCTTGCTGGTGATGAGCGCACGACCGGGGCGAATCATCGAAGACTTGCGCCTGGATTTCGCCCGGCCACGCACCAGCGAACTGGTCACCAGTCCTGAATTCTCGCGCCTCAAACGCCACTGCCTCGACCTGCTGCGTCACGACGATGACCGACCGCTGCCGCGCCTCAATCCGCTCGGCCTGCCTCCCGAAAACTCTTTGCCGCGATTTGCCCTATGA
- a CDS encoding fumarate reductase/succinate dehydrogenase flavoprotein subunit, which yields MTRNVLEQEYDIVVIGGGTAGPMAAIKAKEKNRDLRVLLVDKANVKRSGAISMGMDGLNNAIIPGHSTPEQYTKEITIANDGIVNQAAVYAYATHSFETIEQLDRWGVKFEKDETGDYAVKKVHHMGAYVLPMPEGHDIKKVLYRQLKRARVSITNRLVCTRLLTDEEGSVNGVMGFDCRTADFHVIKAKAVILACGAAGRLGLPSSGYLMGTYENPTNAGDGYAMAYHAGAELANLECFQINPLIKDYNGPACAYVTGPLGGYTANNKGERFIECDYWSGQMMWEFHQELESGNGPVFLKLDHLAEETIQNIEEILHSNERPSRGQFHANRGTDYRTQMVEMHISEIGFCSGHSASGVWVNERAETSVKGLYSAGDMAAVPHNYMLGAFTYGWFAGHNAADFVAGREFSALDAEQIEKEKARVYAPLDREHGLPPAQVEYKLRRFVNDYLQPPKVTKKMQIGLQRFSDIERDLEQMKANNAHELMRAMETSVIRDCAEMAARASLFRAESRWGLYHYRVDHPQRNDSEWFCHCHLKKGEDGQMTSFKKAVEPYIIPLDAEEMQAYDRLRVGAFAA from the coding sequence ATGACCCGCAACGTGCTCGAACAGGAATACGACATCGTCGTCATCGGCGGCGGCACCGCAGGCCCGATGGCGGCAATCAAGGCCAAAGAAAAGAACCGCGATCTGCGCGTGTTGCTGGTCGACAAGGCCAACGTCAAACGCAGCGGCGCGATCAGCATGGGCATGGACGGCCTGAACAACGCGATCATCCCCGGCCACTCGACGCCGGAGCAGTACACCAAGGAAATCACCATCGCCAACGACGGCATCGTCAATCAGGCCGCCGTTTACGCCTACGCGACCCATAGCTTCGAAACCATCGAGCAACTCGACCGTTGGGGCGTGAAGTTCGAGAAAGATGAAACCGGCGATTACGCGGTGAAAAAAGTCCACCACATGGGCGCCTACGTGCTGCCGATGCCGGAAGGGCACGACATCAAAAAAGTGCTGTATCGCCAGTTGAAACGCGCCCGGGTGAGCATCACCAATCGCCTCGTCTGCACGCGTTTGCTGACTGACGAGGAGGGCAGCGTCAATGGTGTGATGGGTTTCGATTGCCGCACCGCCGACTTCCATGTGATCAAGGCCAAAGCGGTGATCCTCGCCTGTGGCGCTGCCGGGCGCCTCGGTCTGCCGTCGTCGGGCTACCTGATGGGCACCTACGAAAACCCGACCAACGCTGGCGACGGTTACGCGATGGCCTATCACGCCGGCGCCGAACTGGCCAACCTCGAGTGCTTCCAGATCAACCCGCTGATCAAGGACTACAACGGCCCGGCCTGCGCCTACGTCACCGGCCCGTTGGGCGGCTACACCGCCAACAACAAGGGCGAACGCTTCATCGAGTGCGACTACTGGAGCGGGCAGATGATGTGGGAATTCCACCAGGAACTGGAGAGCGGCAACGGTCCGGTGTTCCTCAAACTCGATCACCTGGCCGAAGAAACCATCCAGAACATCGAGGAGATCCTGCACAGCAACGAGCGCCCGAGTCGCGGCCAGTTTCACGCCAATCGCGGCACTGATTACCGCACGCAAATGGTCGAAATGCACATCTCCGAAATCGGTTTTTGCAGCGGTCACTCGGCGTCTGGCGTGTGGGTCAACGAGCGTGCAGAGACCTCGGTGAAAGGTTTGTACTCGGCGGGTGACATGGCCGCTGTGCCGCACAATTACATGCTCGGTGCCTTCACCTACGGCTGGTTCGCCGGGCATAACGCCGCAGATTTTGTCGCCGGCCGCGAGTTTTCCGCGCTGGATGCCGAGCAAATCGAAAAGGAAAAGGCCCGGGTCTACGCACCGCTGGATCGCGAACACGGTCTGCCGCCGGCGCAGGTCGAGTACAAGCTGCGGCGTTTCGTCAACGATTACCTGCAACCGCCGAAAGTGACCAAGAAGATGCAGATCGGCCTGCAACGCTTCAGCGACATCGAGCGCGATCTCGAGCAGATGAAGGCCAACAACGCCCACGAACTGATGCGCGCGATGGAAACCAGCGTGATCCGCGACTGCGCCGAAATGGCCGCGCGCGCCTCGTTGTTCCGCGCCGAAAGCCGCTGGGGTCTGTACCACTATCGCGTTGATCATCCGCAGCGCAACGACAGCGAATGGTTCTGCCATTGCCACCTGAAGAAGGGCGAGGACGGCCAGATGACCAGTTTCAAGAAAGCCGTCGAGCCTTACATCATCCCGCTCGATGCTGAAGAAATGCAGGCTTATGACCGTTTGCGGGTCGGCGCTTTCGCCGCTTGA
- a CDS encoding Gfo/Idh/MocA family protein, which produces MNVVRWGMIGCGSVAERKSGPAFYKAPGSALVAVMGRRLEAVTDYAARHGIERVYTDVDALINDPEVDAVYIATPPDSHHAYSLKVAAAGKHCCVEKPMALNAGQSREMQQAFAEAGLHLFVAYYRRSLPRFAQVRQWLEEGRIGEVRHLSWTLTKAPSPADLQGRDNWRTDPAVAGGGYFADLASHGFDLFQYLLGDIVEVAGFTARQAGLYAAEDAVSASWRFASGALGMGCWSFVADRREDRVEIIGSLGRIGFSVFDEHPVQLHTDETISLEIPHHEHIQWHHVLGMNAHIRGESKHPAVAEQALKTDWVMDQILKRQ; this is translated from the coding sequence ATGAACGTGGTGCGCTGGGGCATGATCGGTTGCGGCAGCGTCGCTGAACGCAAGAGCGGCCCGGCCTTCTACAAGGCGCCCGGTTCGGCGTTGGTGGCGGTGATGGGCCGACGCCTTGAGGCCGTGACTGACTATGCCGCGCGCCACGGCATCGAGCGGGTTTACACCGACGTCGATGCGCTGATCAACGACCCTGAGGTGGACGCGGTATACATCGCCACGCCACCCGACAGCCACCACGCCTACAGCCTGAAAGTCGCCGCGGCCGGCAAACATTGCTGTGTGGAAAAACCGATGGCGCTGAACGCCGGGCAAAGTCGCGAGATGCAACAGGCGTTTGCCGAGGCCGGTTTGCACCTGTTCGTTGCCTACTACCGTCGCTCATTGCCGCGTTTTGCGCAGGTGCGGCAATGGCTGGAGGAGGGGCGCATTGGTGAGGTTCGGCATCTGAGCTGGACATTGACCAAGGCACCGTCGCCGGCGGATCTGCAGGGGCGCGACAATTGGCGCACCGATCCGGCGGTGGCCGGTGGCGGTTACTTCGCTGATCTGGCCAGCCATGGTTTTGACCTGTTCCAGTACCTGCTCGGCGACATTGTCGAGGTCGCCGGATTCACCGCACGTCAGGCCGGGTTGTATGCGGCGGAAGACGCGGTCAGCGCCAGTTGGCGTTTCGCGTCAGGCGCACTGGGCATGGGCTGCTGGAGCTTTGTCGCGGATCGGCGTGAGGATCGGGTCGAGATCATCGGCAGCCTTGGGCGGATCGGCTTTTCGGTGTTTGATGAGCATCCGGTGCAGTTGCATACCGATGAAACCATCAGCCTGGAAATCCCTCATCACGAACACATTCAGTGGCATCACGTGCTGGGCATGAATGCGCACATTCGTGGCGAATCCAAACATCCCGCCGTCGCCGAACAAGCGCTCAAGACCGATTGGGTCATGGACCAGATCCTCAAACGCCAGTAG
- a CDS encoding Dyp-type peroxidase, translated as MSYYQPGILATPVPAQARHLFFALESVEALPQAIDNLMNQVDGKSAVVGFGESLAKALNVQIDGLRSFPALTGVGVENPSTQHALWVWLHGVDRGELLNRCNALEAALAPALRLVEMQEAFRHKDGHDLTGYEDGTENPHDEAAIAAALQSAGVDGMVGGSFAAIQQWQHDLKGFHKLSADDKDNIMGRRLSDNEEIDDAPVSAHVKRTAQESFAPEAFVVRRSMPWIEGDRAGLMFLAFGFSLDAFEAQLRRMSGLEDGITDGLYRISRPITGGYYWCPPLKDGHLDLRALRIG; from the coding sequence ATGAGTTACTACCAGCCGGGCATTCTCGCCACCCCAGTTCCTGCGCAAGCACGTCACCTGTTTTTCGCTCTTGAGTCGGTTGAAGCACTGCCACAGGCGATCGACAACCTGATGAATCAGGTGGACGGCAAGTCGGCAGTGGTCGGTTTTGGTGAATCCCTGGCCAAGGCCCTCAACGTGCAGATCGACGGTCTGCGCAGCTTCCCGGCGCTGACCGGTGTCGGCGTCGAGAACCCGTCGACCCAGCACGCGCTGTGGGTGTGGCTGCACGGCGTCGACCGTGGTGAACTGCTCAACCGCTGCAACGCCCTCGAAGCCGCACTGGCCCCGGCCCTGCGTCTGGTCGAGATGCAGGAAGCCTTCCGCCACAAGGACGGCCACGACCTGACCGGCTACGAAGACGGCACCGAAAACCCGCACGACGAAGCCGCCATCGCGGCCGCCCTGCAAAGCGCAGGCGTTGACGGCATGGTCGGCGGCAGCTTCGCCGCGATCCAGCAATGGCAGCACGACCTCAAGGGTTTCCACAAGCTTTCGGCCGACGACAAAGACAACATCATGGGCCGTCGCCTCAGTGACAACGAAGAGATCGACGACGCGCCAGTCTCCGCCCACGTCAAACGCACCGCGCAGGAAAGCTTCGCGCCGGAAGCGTTCGTTGTGCGTCGCTCGATGCCGTGGATCGAAGGTGATCGTGCCGGCCTGATGTTCCTCGCTTTCGGTTTCTCGCTGGATGCTTTCGAAGCACAACTGCGCCGTATGAGCGGCCTGGAAGACGGCATCACCGATGGCCTCTATCGCATCAGCCGGCCGATCACTGGCGGCTACTACTGGTGCCCGCCGCTGAAGGACGGTCACCTCGATCTGCGCGCCTTGCGCATCGGCTAA
- a CDS encoding type II toxin-antitoxin system RelE/ParE family toxin produces MRLWRCSTRCWKRCAGSAALLLEWSSKSSRQLADIFKYIEQHNTNASISLRHKVGAAAQRLSSIPYGYRPGRVPGTREMVIHPNYLLVYRVNGRIRILRVLHARQKYPSTSST; encoded by the coding sequence ATGAGGCTATGGCGATGCTCGACCAGATGCTGGAAGAGATGCGCAGGAAGCGCCGCTCTGCTGCTTGAATGGAGCAGCAAGTCCTCGCGTCAACTGGCTGACATCTTCAAATACATCGAGCAACACAACACCAACGCTTCAATTTCGCTAAGACACAAGGTTGGTGCGGCAGCACAACGGCTTTCATCAATACCTTACGGTTACCGACCTGGCCGAGTGCCTGGTACTCGTGAGATGGTGATTCATCCGAACTATCTTCTGGTCTATCGAGTGAATGGGCGCATCAGAATACTGAGGGTGCTTCACGCCCGGCAAAAATACCCTTCAACTTCGTCAACATAA